agagttgctgccttgcagtgcccgagacctgggttcgatcctgtgtatctgtacagagtctgtggttttctccaggtgctctggttttttcccacattccaaagacaagcaggtttgtacgttaattggcttctgtaaatagtccctagtgtgtagggagtggatgagaaagtaggataacataggactattgtgaacgggtgatcgatggttggcttagactcagtgggccaaagggcctgtttccatgatgtatctctcaatttaatttggagatacagcgttgaaacaggccccttcggcccactgatcccacgccgactatcaatcacctgtacactagtacaatcctacacacaaggaataatttacagagggccaatgtacctacaatcccgcatgtgtatggagtggaaggaaactggagcatccggagagaatccactctgtcacagggagaaacatTTACATGAATAGggtaggttgagagggatatggggcaaatgtgtgcaggtgggactagtagagattgtgcatgttggtcggcatgggcaagttgggccgaaaggcctgtttccacgctgtatgactatgtgaacgtacaaactccgcaatgACAGTTCcctatgtcaggattgaacctgggtctatgtTGTGAGACGGTAGCTCGACCTGACTGAGACGGGACCTGACTGAGTTTCTTCTTCTGTTGCAGGGTGGCTCCTTGCTGGCCTCGCCGTTCCTGAAGGGCTTCCTCGCGGGCTACGTGGTGGCCAAACTGCGGGCATCAGCCGTGCTCGGCGTGCTAGTGGGCACTGCCACCGGCATCTACGCCGCCCAGAACTACAACGTTCCCAACGTAGAAAACACCATCAAAGACTATCTCAGCTCTCTGAAGAAAGGGCCCAAATAAGGATCGCCTGCCACACGCTACAGCTCAGAAACCGGTTGCTgctttaacacccccccccccccccatcccttctAACCCCGCAGGACCCCAACCTACGTCAGGGAAGAGGAAGAGGCAACGACGCAGAGTCTGGGAAAAATTTGGAACTTGACGCTTGGCTGGATTGCACTTGAGTCTTCCGCTGAATCTGATCAGCGGGGTGCCTTCAAGCTCCTTGGTTTTTTATAGCCTCCTCAGCTGCTTGGAtatcagtggtgcagcaggtagagctgttgcctcacacacCAGAGTTCAATCCTAATGTCGGGTGCTCCCGTtgtgtggggagtttgcatgttctccctgtgaccgtgtgggtttcctccggtgctccgatttcctcctgcatcacaaagacgtgcccgtacgggtttgcaggtcgattgtccctctgtaaattgccccctttgAGAAAGTGAGACAAGATCGACTagagtgaacgggcgatcgacagttgccgggccgaagggtctgtttccgcactgtaatcACTGAATCGCTGGTTGCCTTTGAGCTAATTTAGCTAACCTTCGGGGGAGAGAGTTGAGATTGATTAAGAGTTATCGTGGAGATGGGAggtacggtggtgcagaggtagatttgctgacttacagtgacagaaacctgggttcaatcctgacctcgggtgctgtctacacagagtttgtacgttcttcctgtcacAACTTTGTTTTATTCTGGGAGCACTGGTTTCATCACATACTAcaaaagacatacagctttgttggttaattagctctagttaaaaatcgtaaattgtccctagtgtgtaggatagtgctagtgtacggggtgatcgctggtcaatgtgtgCTGAAGTGCCTGTATCTCGAACGTCTAAAGAGAGATTGATTGAGTGAATCTTCAggtggggggtaggggagagattgAGTGAATCTTCGGACGGGGGGGGGGATGTTGTTGCAGGAAGAGGGAGGATCTCCTGGTGTTTTGGCAGCGAGGATGCGGATGAGGGAGAGACTGCGGTGGGGGCTGCTAATGCTACTCTCGGTGTTTGCCTACGGCTCCCACGCGCCACTGTTGGCGCTGTGCCGTGTGGATGGAGAGCTGCCCTTCGCCACCTCCTCCGTGGTGCTGGCGACCGAGCTGACCAAGCTGGGTGCGTCCGCCGCGCTGCTACTGGGGCGCGACTGGCCCTCGCTGCCCCCCTCCGCCCCGCCGCTCTCCGCTGTGCTCCCCTTTGCCCTCCCGGCCGCCCTCTACGCCCTCAACAACAACCTGGCGGTTCACATGCAGGGCTCGATGGATCCTGTCACCTTCCAGGTGCTGGGCAACCTGAAGATCATGGCCACGGCCGTCGCCCGCTGCCTGCTGCTCCGCCAGCCCCTGTCTGCCCGACGCTGGGCTGCCCTGGCACTGCTGGTGGTGTCGGGGGCCTGCCACGCTGGCGCGGCGAACCAGGCACGAGGCGGGCCCGAGGAGCCCGTGAGGCTGT
This region of Amblyraja radiata isolate CabotCenter1 chromosome 11, sAmbRad1.1.pri, whole genome shotgun sequence genomic DNA includes:
- the slc35a4 gene encoding probable UDP-sugar transporter protein SLC35A4 → MLLQEEGGSPGVLAARMRMRERLRWGLLMLLSVFAYGSHAPLLALCRVDGELPFATSSVVLATELTKLGASAALLLGRDWPSLPPSAPPLSAVLPFALPAALYALNNNLAVHMQGSMDPVTFQVLGNLKIMATAVARCLLLRQPLSARRWAALALLVVSGACHAGAANQARGGPEEPVRLFITPLGAAAIALYCSVSGLAATLTEHALKSQPFPLSLQNLFLYSFGAIANLVAYLAGPPTAGFFQGFSPVVGVIIASQALNGLLMSAIMKHDSSITRLFIISCSMLVNAGLSVLLFHLRLTPLFFLAACLICFAIHLYYHVR
- the LOC116978553 gene encoding SLC35A4 upstream open reading frame protein-like, with the translated sequence MADDKDTLGKLKDLAHLKGQLESIQRKVEEEVQMGLPNGGSLLASPFLKGFLAGYVVAKLRASAVLGVLVGTATGIYAAQNYNVPNVENTIKDYLSSLKKGPK